In one window of Desulfonatronospira thiodismutans ASO3-1 DNA:
- a CDS encoding molybdopterin-containing oxidoreductase family protein, with the protein MAITRRRFLHYSALVTSSLAVSGLPLYAYDPNAGPEEHDEVRRSYCGLCHPRCGTLLHMKNGKVFEVSGDPDHPVTRGLICERGLLMPEHIHHPDRINYPLKRKGKRGEGKWERISWEQALDEVAEKLAGLRDEYGPETLAFTHGTSRTHHWDCRRFFNLFGSPNVCGVNNICMCPSYATEYATYGGMARGNPRQAQCIVVWGRAAANSSPVQTWPALKDARDKGVKFIVVDPRRIQEVEFADMWLQIRPGTDLAMMLGWIRLIIEEELYDPEFVSNWTVGFDELKEAVKEYTPEKVSEITWVPAEKIKAAARLYAESSPAQIPYGYGLDKQGINSNQCARARAILRAITGNLEIEGGETFSQTPEAAKVRGEFDLVRAEAISSEQRAKQLGVDTYPFFGFPGWERNLENNKKLPQGMVSPPSMYRTCVAHARDVFHAVSTGEPYPVKAMFSVASNPMLSFPDSKMVFEALKALDLYVVMEYYMTPSAALADYVFPSATTVEQPQLWTTGGFCMSCPPGIEPMYERKDTYHFYRGLGVRLGQEEDWPWENLEEVFDYCLEPVGLTFEELSRDYGFRGTPEFKRYEKHGFGTPSGKVELYSSIFEELGNDPLPRYKEPPWSPEGDSRVAGDFPLILITGSRFMPMYHSEQRQIEPAREQMPDPLVLVNPETAEELGLENGQWVKVISPQGETRVKLEKSAVMHPRMVDVQHGWWFPEREEARPELFGVFESNANTLCPMDEKFCSPEIGSWPHSALMCRIEAE; encoded by the coding sequence ATGGCCATAACCAGAAGAAGATTTCTGCATTATTCGGCCTTAGTCACATCATCACTGGCAGTTTCAGGGCTGCCCCTATATGCATACGATCCCAACGCCGGGCCTGAAGAACACGACGAGGTCAGGCGCAGTTATTGCGGTCTGTGCCACCCGCGCTGCGGCACCCTGCTGCACATGAAAAATGGTAAAGTCTTCGAGGTCAGCGGCGACCCGGACCATCCGGTGACCAGGGGGCTTATCTGTGAGCGCGGCCTGCTCATGCCTGAGCATATCCATCACCCGGACCGGATAAATTATCCCCTGAAAAGAAAAGGCAAAAGAGGGGAGGGCAAATGGGAGCGTATATCCTGGGAACAGGCCCTGGATGAGGTGGCCGAAAAACTCGCCGGCCTGAGGGATGAGTACGGGCCGGAAACTCTGGCCTTTACCCATGGTACCAGCCGTACCCATCACTGGGACTGCAGGCGGTTTTTCAACCTTTTCGGCTCCCCCAACGTCTGCGGAGTGAACAATATCTGCATGTGCCCTTCCTACGCCACGGAATATGCCACCTACGGGGGCATGGCCAGGGGCAATCCGCGCCAGGCGCAGTGCATTGTGGTCTGGGGGCGGGCTGCGGCCAATTCTTCGCCTGTGCAGACCTGGCCGGCCCTGAAGGATGCCCGGGACAAAGGGGTCAAGTTCATCGTGGTGGATCCCAGGCGCATCCAGGAAGTGGAATTTGCTGATATGTGGCTTCAGATCAGGCCGGGAACAGACCTGGCCATGATGCTGGGCTGGATCCGGCTGATAATTGAAGAGGAGCTTTATGACCCGGAGTTCGTTTCCAACTGGACCGTGGGCTTTGATGAGCTGAAAGAGGCGGTAAAGGAGTACACCCCGGAAAAGGTAAGTGAAATCACCTGGGTCCCGGCAGAAAAGATAAAGGCGGCAGCCAGGCTTTACGCAGAATCCAGCCCGGCCCAGATTCCCTACGGCTACGGTCTGGACAAGCAGGGCATCAATTCCAACCAGTGCGCCAGGGCCAGGGCCATTCTGCGGGCCATCACCGGGAACCTGGAAATAGAAGGCGGTGAGACCTTCAGCCAGACCCCGGAGGCGGCAAAAGTCCGGGGTGAATTCGACCTGGTCAGGGCTGAGGCCATAAGTTCTGAACAAAGGGCCAAACAGCTGGGCGTTGATACTTATCCCTTTTTCGGCTTTCCAGGCTGGGAGCGCAACCTGGAAAACAATAAAAAGCTGCCCCAGGGTATGGTTTCCCCGCCGTCCATGTACAGGACCTGCGTGGCTCACGCCAGGGATGTATTTCATGCTGTCAGCACCGGTGAGCCTTATCCGGTAAAGGCCATGTTTTCCGTGGCCAGCAACCCCATGCTGTCCTTTCCGGATTCAAAAATGGTCTTTGAGGCCCTGAAAGCTCTGGATCTGTACGTGGTTATGGAATACTACATGACGCCGTCAGCGGCCCTGGCGGATTATGTTTTTCCATCGGCCACCACCGTGGAGCAGCCCCAGCTGTGGACCACCGGGGGATTCTGCATGAGTTGTCCCCCGGGGATTGAGCCCATGTATGAACGCAAGGATACTTATCATTTTTACCGGGGCCTGGGTGTGAGGCTCGGACAGGAAGAGGACTGGCCCTGGGAGAACCTGGAAGAGGTCTTTGACTACTGCCTGGAACCAGTGGGGCTTACCTTTGAAGAACTGAGCAGAGATTACGGGTTTCGGGGCACGCCGGAATTCAAGAGATATGAAAAGCACGGCTTCGGCACGCCCTCGGGCAAGGTGGAGCTTTATTCATCCATTTTTGAAGAGCTGGGAAATGATCCCCTGCCCAGGTATAAAGAGCCACCCTGGAGTCCTGAGGGAGATTCCCGGGTGGCCGGGGATTTTCCCTTGATCCTGATTACCGGCAGCAGGTTTATGCCCATGTACCACTCGGAGCAGCGCCAGATCGAGCCGGCCAGAGAGCAGATGCCCGATCCCCTGGTGCTGGTGAATCCGGAAACGGCTGAAGAGCTTGGCCTTGAAAACGGTCAGTGGGTGAAGGTGATATCACCGCAGGGCGAGACCAGGGTGAAGCTGGAGAAGTCCGCTGTTATGCATCCGCGCATGGTTGATGTGCAGCACGGCTGGTGGTTTCCTGAAAGGGAAGAAGCCAGGCCGGAGCTTTTCGGGGTATTTGAATCCAATGCCAATACTCTTTGTCCCATGGACGAGAAATTCTGCAGTCCGGAAATCGGCAGCTGGCCTCATTCAGCTCTGATGTGCCGTATTGAGGCTGAGTAA
- a CDS encoding efflux RND transporter permease subunit, translating to MIWNLCIRRPALTVVIFLVLAIFGVYGFTQMPIQENPDVEFPVVSVLVVLPGAAPEILEQEVVEPLEAELSTIEGLKELVSTAEQESATVTAEFELWRDQDLAAQDVRDAVERARRHLPDDAEAPVVRKMDMDAGPIMWFTLQGDERWDDMSMSRYAEDVLKPRMETLRGVGRVIVGGSRDYAVRVKIDPELLAAHRLTIQDVVDTVQMENVDIPSGRIEGKTREFTIRTRARFSEAEPFNDLVIDHRDGSPVRLSDVGEAVDGVESYRRLARFNGEPTVGLGLVRQTGANTVEMAEAARESMRRSAENFPPGLEYQEAMDASEYIEENIRDLQTTIFIAATMVVFVVLFFLRSGRGTIIVALAIPTSLLTGLAAINVLGFSINVLTMLALILVIGIVVDDAIVILERNFRHMEHGADPLPAARVGTTEMAFPAIANSLSLGAVFIPVAFTGGIIGRFFYEFGLTVAVTVFASTFVALTLTPMLCSRLLKYKERKSWFFKMSERHLNHVEAIYAWVLARAFKRRALVVVIALLAFGAGIMAYMNIPKEFAPDEDRSRMMIVFETPQGATLPETDSFAARIEKMLAEDPNVSHTFLGIGLSRGGGPGHPNEGVAFVTLVPRDERDKHQTEIMQQYRQRLAQIPDGRAFAVDITPGGVGGDPVEVVLQNPDLQELDIVQEQVVDWMESRSEYYVGVRSDLELDRPQVDVSIDREKAAEMWVSATAISQSLRYLFGEVDISHVDREARRYDVITEIKDRGETTPDALRHVYLRNQRDELVSLDNLVHIQETIGPSEIHRFDRVRSASVTASTPPGVALGDAVDELETYLEAELPAGTDYRMAGMSEVFEESFYYLALALIFAIIFIYLVLSAQFESFIYPLSIMTALPLATVGAFGILWLLNLNFSVYAFIGLIMLMGLVTKNAILLVDYTNVLVARGRPPVQAAQEAARERFRPVVMTAISTILGITPIALGYGAGGEARVPLGVAVAAGLFTSTALTLIVIPVVYTLYDQLQNYILRLFGKQPKGAKG from the coding sequence GTGATCTGGAATCTGTGTATCCGCCGTCCAGCACTGACCGTTGTTATCTTTCTGGTCCTTGCCATTTTCGGCGTGTACGGCTTTACTCAGATGCCTATTCAGGAAAACCCGGATGTGGAATTCCCAGTAGTGAGCGTGTTGGTGGTTCTTCCTGGAGCAGCACCGGAAATCCTGGAACAGGAGGTGGTGGAGCCCCTTGAGGCGGAACTGAGTACCATTGAAGGGCTCAAAGAACTGGTCTCCACGGCTGAGCAGGAATCGGCCACGGTAACGGCTGAGTTTGAGCTCTGGCGGGATCAGGACCTGGCGGCCCAGGATGTTCGCGACGCTGTGGAGCGGGCCAGGCGGCACCTTCCGGATGATGCCGAGGCCCCGGTGGTGCGCAAGATGGATATGGACGCCGGGCCCATCATGTGGTTTACCCTGCAGGGAGACGAGCGCTGGGACGATATGAGCATGTCCCGGTATGCAGAAGATGTTTTGAAGCCCAGAATGGAGACCCTGCGAGGCGTGGGGAGGGTCATTGTGGGCGGGTCCAGGGATTACGCAGTCAGGGTGAAGATTGATCCCGAACTGCTGGCCGCTCACCGGCTGACTATACAGGATGTGGTGGACACGGTGCAGATGGAGAACGTGGACATCCCATCAGGGCGTATCGAAGGCAAGACCAGGGAGTTCACCATCCGCACCAGGGCCCGCTTTTCCGAGGCCGAGCCCTTTAATGACCTGGTTATAGACCACAGGGACGGATCTCCAGTTCGTTTGTCCGACGTAGGAGAGGCCGTGGACGGGGTGGAGTCATACAGACGGCTGGCCCGTTTCAACGGCGAACCCACTGTGGGCCTGGGCCTGGTGCGCCAGACCGGGGCCAATACAGTGGAAATGGCTGAAGCGGCCCGGGAGAGCATGCGCCGGTCCGCGGAGAATTTCCCTCCAGGCCTTGAGTATCAGGAGGCCATGGATGCCTCGGAATATATCGAGGAAAATATCCGGGACCTGCAGACCACCATTTTTATTGCCGCCACAATGGTGGTGTTTGTGGTCCTTTTTTTCCTGCGAAGCGGGCGGGGTACCATTATTGTGGCCCTGGCCATTCCCACCTCGCTGCTGACGGGTCTGGCAGCCATAAATGTCCTGGGCTTCAGCATCAACGTACTGACCATGCTGGCCCTTATCCTGGTCATCGGAATAGTGGTTGACGACGCCATTGTCATCCTGGAGCGCAATTTCAGACACATGGAGCATGGGGCTGATCCCCTGCCTGCGGCCAGGGTGGGTACTACGGAAATGGCTTTTCCGGCCATTGCCAACTCTTTGTCCCTGGGAGCGGTGTTTATCCCGGTGGCCTTTACCGGGGGGATAATCGGAAGGTTTTTTTATGAATTCGGCCTTACGGTCGCAGTGACTGTATTTGCCTCTACTTTTGTGGCCCTGACCCTGACCCCCATGCTCTGTTCCAGGCTTTTGAAGTACAAGGAACGTAAAAGCTGGTTTTTCAAGATGTCTGAAAGACATCTGAACCATGTGGAAGCCATCTATGCCTGGGTTCTGGCCCGGGCCTTCAAAAGGCGGGCCTTAGTGGTGGTTATTGCCCTGCTGGCCTTTGGTGCGGGCATCATGGCCTACATGAATATTCCCAAGGAGTTTGCCCCGGACGAGGACCGCTCCAGGATGATGATAGTCTTTGAGACCCCCCAGGGGGCCACGCTTCCGGAAACAGACAGTTTTGCGGCCAGAATTGAAAAAATGCTGGCCGAAGATCCCAACGTCAGCCATACTTTCCTGGGCATCGGCCTTAGCCGTGGAGGCGGACCGGGTCATCCCAATGAGGGGGTGGCCTTTGTCACCTTAGTACCCAGGGATGAGCGGGATAAGCATCAGACTGAGATAATGCAGCAGTACCGGCAAAGACTGGCTCAAATTCCTGACGGACGTGCCTTCGCCGTTGATATCACCCCTGGAGGAGTAGGTGGTGACCCGGTGGAAGTGGTCCTGCAGAACCCGGACCTGCAGGAACTGGATATTGTGCAGGAGCAGGTGGTGGACTGGATGGAGTCCCGTTCGGAGTACTATGTTGGGGTGCGCTCCGATCTTGAGCTGGACAGGCCCCAGGTGGACGTAAGCATTGACCGGGAAAAGGCGGCCGAGATGTGGGTATCGGCCACGGCCATTTCTCAGTCCCTGCGCTATTTGTTTGGAGAGGTGGACATTTCCCACGTGGACCGCGAAGCCCGAAGGTACGATGTAATTACTGAGATAAAGGACCGCGGTGAAACCACCCCGGACGCCCTGCGCCATGTATACCTGCGCAACCAGAGAGACGAACTGGTTTCCCTGGATAACCTGGTGCATATCCAGGAAACCATAGGTCCAAGCGAGATTCACCGTTTCGACCGGGTGCGCTCGGCCTCGGTTACTGCATCCACACCTCCGGGGGTGGCCCTGGGCGATGCAGTGGACGAGCTGGAAACATATCTGGAGGCTGAGCTTCCTGCAGGGACCGACTACCGCATGGCCGGCATGTCCGAGGTGTTTGAGGAGTCGTTTTATTACCTGGCCCTGGCCCTTATTTTTGCCATTATATTTATATACTTAGTGCTTTCGGCCCAGTTCGAGTCATTCATCTACCCCTTAAGCATCATGACCGCTCTGCCCCTGGCCACTGTGGGCGCTTTCGGCATTTTGTGGCTTCTCAACCTGAACTTCAGCGTTTATGCCTTTATCGGCCTTATAATGCTCATGGGGCTGGTAACCAAGAACGCCATTTTGCTGGTGGATTATACCAATGTCCTGGTGGCCCGGGGAAGACCACCGGTGCAGGCGGCCCAGGAAGCGGCCCGGGAGAGGTTCCGGCCGGTGGTCATGACCGCCATCTCCACCATTCTGGGCATTACGCCCATAGCCCTGGGCTATGGGGCCGGAGGTGAAGCCAGGGTCCCCCTGGGCGTTGCCGTGGCTGCTGGTCTTTTTACCTCCACCGCCCTGACCCTTATTGTCATCCCGGTGGTTTACACTCTGTATGATCAGCTGCAGAACTACATTCTCAGACTTTTTGGGAAACAACCCAAAGGTGCAAAAGGTTGA
- a CDS encoding EAL and HDOD domain-containing protein, which produces MWIYQISGVILEMIQDSRQVNSDEGTGPDNVYVARQPVFDREMNIWGYELLFREGAGSQSAAFQDGDLATSRVIADGFGLATEWLRENQRVLINYPASMLLGGSPRALPPETAVVEILETVRPDREILEICIQLKEEGYSLALDDFVGSPGYEPLLELADLVKVDVLGMHRDELERIVNDLQRHKCLLLAEKVEDLEMFDCCRELGFSYFQGFFFSRPQLVSGKKLSSSRISKVNLLQELGRPDLDFTRISEIIKGDVSLSYRLLRYINSPGMGLAYDVKSISQAVTMLGQRRIAAWLRVLVLADMDPSPRARELLFFCLQRAWFLEAVCDRGEAVCMESDSMFLLGLFSSLDALLAQPMEEIVQKISLDERLRDVLMGRNPEMQAWLDLAMAGERGQWDIVERTLKHLGVSREDAARIQNQATARARQFLDLV; this is translated from the coding sequence TTGTGGATATATCAGATAAGCGGAGTGATACTGGAGATGATTCAGGACAGCAGGCAGGTCAACAGTGATGAAGGCACAGGCCCGGACAATGTCTATGTGGCCAGGCAGCCGGTATTTGACCGGGAGATGAATATCTGGGGCTACGAGCTTTTGTTCCGGGAAGGTGCCGGGAGTCAGAGCGCTGCGTTTCAGGACGGCGACCTGGCCACCTCAAGGGTGATAGCCGATGGGTTCGGCCTGGCCACGGAATGGCTGCGGGAAAATCAGCGGGTCCTGATAAACTATCCTGCATCCATGCTCCTTGGAGGCAGTCCCAGGGCACTGCCTCCAGAGACGGCAGTGGTGGAGATCCTGGAGACCGTCAGGCCGGACAGGGAAATCCTGGAGATATGCATTCAACTAAAGGAGGAAGGCTACAGCCTGGCTCTGGACGATTTTGTGGGCAGCCCTGGTTATGAGCCCCTGCTGGAACTGGCTGACCTGGTCAAGGTTGATGTACTGGGCATGCATCGGGATGAGCTTGAGCGGATTGTAAATGACCTGCAAAGACATAAGTGCCTCCTGCTGGCGGAAAAGGTGGAGGACCTGGAAATGTTTGATTGCTGCAGGGAGCTGGGATTTTCCTATTTCCAGGGATTTTTCTTCAGCAGGCCCCAGCTGGTTTCCGGTAAAAAGCTTTCCTCCAGCCGTATTTCCAAGGTCAACCTGCTGCAGGAGCTTGGCCGGCCGGATCTGGACTTTACGCGCATAAGCGAAATCATCAAGGGTGATGTATCCCTTAGCTACCGGCTGCTGCGTTATATAAATTCTCCTGGAATGGGGCTTGCCTACGATGTAAAATCCATATCCCAGGCAGTCACCATGCTGGGCCAGAGAAGGATCGCAGCCTGGCTGCGGGTGCTGGTGCTTGCGGACATGGACCCCTCGCCCCGGGCCAGGGAGCTTTTGTTTTTCTGCCTGCAGAGGGCGTGGTTTCTGGAGGCGGTGTGCGACCGGGGGGAAGCGGTCTGCATGGAATCGGACTCCATGTTTCTGCTCGGGCTTTTTTCCTCCCTGGATGCTCTGCTGGCCCAGCCCATGGAGGAGATTGTGCAGAAGATTTCCCTGGATGAGCGCCTGCGTGACGTGCTTATGGGGAGAAACCCGGAGATGCAGGCCTGGCTGGACCTGGCCATGGCCGGGGAACGAGGGCAGTGGGATATAGTGGAACGGACATTAAAGCACCTGGGCGTTTCCCGGGAGGACGCCGCCCGGATCCAGAACCAGGCTACTGCCAGGGCCAGGCAGTTTCTGGATCTGGTGTAA
- a CDS encoding efflux RND transporter periplasmic adaptor subunit — MENQQNTPQDQEVKQKRTVLGRIFSPWTFLILILAVGVYFYLEHEPEQENDQPRERPEVAVELAPASEITMLETVRGVGTLRPVQRVDIKPETSGRIKAAHFQEGGFVGKDKLLFEIEEQKLLRRLSSQEAALEEAQARLENLRRNHQRFSILLSQEVVSQEEYDQVKTDLETTKAQVRRLEADVEHVREEIDDTVIRAPFDGLIAERLVDPGTFVSQGETLTVMYQVDPLKISFFLPEKYFAQAELGQKVRVAVPAYPGMSFEGEVDYISPSIDESTRKFRVRADIENPDNLLRPGFFAQATQILGKQEDSLVIPEKSLVAVREGYMVFTVDRENGRAKAQMVSTGMRRPGLVQITEGLSRNDLVVTAGHMQLEDDSRVEIVEEMEDDWAGQWDESLPDEGFDTAEQFRGGF; from the coding sequence ATGGAAAACCAGCAAAACACCCCTCAGGACCAGGAAGTAAAACAGAAAAGAACTGTGCTGGGGCGGATTTTCAGCCCCTGGACGTTTTTGATCCTTATCCTGGCTGTTGGGGTATATTTTTACCTGGAACACGAACCTGAGCAAGAGAATGATCAGCCCCGGGAAAGACCTGAAGTGGCTGTGGAGCTGGCCCCGGCCAGTGAAATCACCATGCTGGAGACTGTGCGCGGGGTGGGGACTTTAAGGCCCGTACAAAGAGTGGACATCAAGCCCGAGACCAGCGGCAGGATCAAGGCTGCGCATTTTCAGGAGGGGGGATTCGTTGGCAAGGATAAACTCCTTTTCGAAATTGAGGAGCAAAAGCTTTTAAGACGTCTTTCCTCCCAGGAGGCCGCCCTGGAGGAAGCCCAGGCCAGGCTGGAGAACCTGAGACGAAATCACCAGCGTTTTTCCATTCTGCTCAGCCAGGAGGTGGTCTCCCAGGAAGAATACGACCAGGTAAAGACGGACCTGGAAACCACAAAAGCCCAGGTTCGCAGGCTTGAAGCCGATGTGGAACATGTGCGCGAAGAAATTGACGACACTGTCATCCGGGCCCCTTTCGACGGGTTGATCGCCGAGCGCCTTGTGGATCCGGGGACCTTCGTTTCCCAGGGGGAAACCCTGACAGTCATGTATCAGGTTGATCCCTTGAAGATTTCTTTTTTTCTACCGGAAAAGTATTTTGCTCAAGCGGAGCTGGGGCAAAAGGTGCGGGTGGCTGTACCGGCTTACCCCGGTATGAGCTTTGAAGGCGAGGTGGACTACATCAGTCCCTCCATCGATGAATCCACGCGCAAGTTCAGGGTACGCGCAGATATTGAAAACCCGGACAATCTTCTGCGTCCCGGTTTTTTTGCCCAGGCTACTCAGATCCTGGGAAAACAGGAGGACTCCTTAGTGATACCGGAAAAATCCCTGGTAGCAGTCCGGGAAGGCTACATGGTTTTTACCGTGGACCGGGAAAACGGCAGGGCCAAAGCTCAAATGGTCAGCACCGGCATGCGAAGGCCGGGTCTGGTGCAGATAACTGAAGGGCTTTCCAGAAATGATCTGGTGGTCACCGCTGGACATATGCAGCTCGAAGATGATTCCCGGGTGGAGATAGTTGAGGAGATGGAGGATGACTGGGCAGGGCAGTGGGACGAGTCCCTTCCGGATGAAGGTTTTGATACGGCGGAACAGTTCAGGGGAGGATTTTAA
- a CDS encoding IS4 family transposase, with translation MYISGQYFSKDTLNWVQATINEQPSMSMRELSRLVCQKLDWRAANGNLCQVSCRKTLAELNRRNILELPQKEQFYDFQQKKAASNNFEPPNVDCTLDQLGEVNVYPVASRYSKDSKLFFHLLEQYHYLGNGSLCGAQMRYLIHSSTYGHLGALAFDSASWAVKARDKYIGWSEAARRTNLHQVLRNARFLILPTVQVCNLASYVLSIALARLPQDWEQRYNIRPVLVETFVDPGRFSGTCYKADNWTLLDNQTAGRRDGVPKNIFLKPLCSNWREVLCREPQKKLGEIPLPEEPENWAEYEFGAIRLYDDRLKQRLFNIAQDFFADPEGDIPKASGSKARTMGAYRFFQNPRINMDVILDAHKEATVERIKEHPVVLAPQDTTTLNYSAHPMTSDLGPICTSEDTLIGLLLHDTLAFTEEGIPLGVLDAQCWARDPEDEKKRERRKELPIEQKESIKWLRSFEKVCEVQKLCPDTKLVSIGDRESDIYELFSSALEDPQAPRLLVRAEKSRNRQLHDDSLWEYVFKQPVSGSLKIHVPRSGSRKARDTWMDIRFTQVTLKPPKRLNKHGPATVWAVYVLEQEHSDPIEWMLLTTEEVPDFQTAKRCVNWYANRWGIEVYHRTLKSGCRIKNRQLGTADRLQACLGVDMVVAWRIYHLTMLGREIPDVPCTAFFSDAEWKALCCYVYKTSTPPEEPPSLQQSIYMVAGIGGHLGRKGDGPPGTQTLWRGLQRLDTATEMYTIMNPQAYPNMPSGP, from the coding sequence ATGTATATCAGCGGTCAATATTTCTCCAAGGATACGTTGAATTGGGTCCAGGCAACGATCAACGAGCAGCCTTCCATGTCCATGCGCGAACTCTCAAGGCTTGTTTGCCAAAAGCTGGACTGGAGAGCCGCCAATGGAAATCTTTGCCAGGTAAGCTGTCGAAAAACTCTGGCTGAACTCAACCGGAGAAACATCCTTGAGCTTCCCCAGAAAGAACAGTTTTATGATTTTCAACAAAAAAAGGCTGCCAGCAATAATTTTGAGCCTCCAAACGTAGATTGTACACTGGACCAGTTGGGTGAAGTCAATGTCTATCCGGTAGCAAGCCGGTACAGCAAAGATTCCAAGCTCTTTTTCCACCTGCTGGAACAATACCATTACCTGGGCAACGGTTCTTTGTGCGGGGCACAAATGAGATATCTTATACACAGCTCCACCTATGGCCACCTTGGTGCCCTGGCCTTTGATTCAGCTTCCTGGGCAGTCAAAGCCAGAGATAAGTATATCGGCTGGAGTGAAGCCGCCCGAAGAACAAATTTGCATCAGGTGCTTAGAAACGCCAGATTTTTAATTCTGCCTACGGTCCAGGTTTGTAATCTGGCCTCCTACGTTTTATCCATAGCCCTGGCCAGGCTGCCCCAGGACTGGGAACAACGATACAATATACGCCCCGTTCTGGTAGAGACCTTTGTTGATCCAGGCAGGTTTTCCGGCACATGTTACAAAGCTGACAACTGGACTTTACTGGACAACCAGACCGCCGGTCGCAGAGACGGAGTTCCAAAAAATATTTTTCTCAAGCCTTTGTGTTCCAACTGGCGTGAAGTTCTTTGCCGTGAACCTCAAAAGAAATTAGGCGAAATTCCTCTTCCGGAAGAACCAGAAAACTGGGCTGAATACGAGTTCGGGGCCATTCGCCTTTACGATGATCGTCTAAAGCAACGACTTTTTAACATTGCCCAGGATTTTTTTGCAGACCCTGAAGGTGATATACCAAAAGCCAGCGGTTCCAAGGCCCGGACAATGGGAGCCTACAGGTTTTTTCAAAACCCCAGGATAAATATGGATGTAATACTTGACGCTCACAAAGAGGCCACAGTTGAACGTATCAAAGAACATCCCGTGGTCCTTGCTCCTCAGGATACCACGACCTTGAACTATAGTGCGCATCCCATGACCAGTGACCTGGGGCCTATATGTACCAGTGAGGATACCCTCATCGGCCTACTCCTGCACGACACACTGGCCTTTACAGAAGAAGGCATACCCCTGGGTGTTCTGGATGCCCAGTGTTGGGCCAGAGATCCAGAGGATGAAAAGAAAAGAGAACGGCGTAAAGAACTGCCCATAGAGCAAAAAGAAAGCATTAAATGGCTTCGCAGTTTTGAAAAAGTCTGCGAAGTTCAAAAACTCTGCCCGGATACCAAGCTGGTAAGTATTGGGGACCGGGAATCGGATATATACGAACTCTTTTCCAGCGCTCTGGAAGATCCACAGGCTCCGCGGCTGCTGGTCAGAGCTGAAAAATCGCGTAATCGCCAACTGCACGATGATTCGCTGTGGGAATATGTCTTCAAACAACCTGTAAGCGGATCACTTAAAATACACGTTCCACGCAGTGGGTCGCGTAAGGCCCGTGATACCTGGATGGATATCCGCTTTACCCAGGTAACCCTCAAACCGCCCAAGCGTTTAAATAAGCATGGCCCGGCAACTGTCTGGGCTGTATATGTCCTGGAGCAGGAGCATTCCGATCCTATTGAATGGATGCTGCTGACCACCGAAGAGGTGCCGGACTTCCAGACCGCAAAAAGATGCGTAAACTGGTATGCAAACCGCTGGGGGATTGAGGTTTATCATAGAACTCTTAAAAGTGGCTGCCGTATAAAAAACCGTCAGCTGGGCACTGCTGATCGCCTGCAGGCATGCCTTGGTGTAGACATGGTGGTTGCGTGGCGTATTTATCATCTGACTATGCTTGGCAGGGAGATTCCCGATGTACCATGCACAGCTTTTTTTAGTGATGCCGAATGGAAAGCCCTTTGCTGTTATGTATACAAAACCTCCACGCCTCCAGAAGAACCACCATCACTGCAGCAATCAATATATATGGTGGCAGGAATAGGAGGACACCTTGGACGTAAAGGCGACGGTCCTCCTGGAACCCAAACCCTTTGGCGAGGCCTGCAACGCCTGGATACAGCCACAGAGATGTACACAATTATGAATCCGCAGGCTTATCCCAATATGCCCTCCGGACCCTGA